A single genomic interval of Odontesthes bonariensis isolate fOdoBon6 chromosome 3, fOdoBon6.hap1, whole genome shotgun sequence harbors:
- the myog gene encoding myogenin has translation MPACSCSTPVVLHTSSSHCKLRPGRRQAHIHSLQHTLQTQDPRPITEKQLEGKQGSLALHIQTTPLSSMELFETNPYFFPDQRFYEGGDGYFPSRLPGAYDQAGYQDRNSMMGLCGSLSGGVGVGVTGTEDKASPSSLSPHSESHCPGQCLPWACKLCKRKTVTMDRRRAATLREKRRLKKVNEAFDALKRSTLMNPNQRLPKVEILRSAIQYIERLQALVSSLNQQDTETGQQGLHYRSSPAQPRVSSSSEPGSGSTCCSSPEWSSTPEQCPQSYSSEDLLSAADSPEQGNMRALASIVNGITAGDGPVSFPVDIPK, from the exons ATGCCAGCCTGCAGTTGCTCCACACCAGTTGTTCTCCACACGTCTTCCTCTCATTGCAAACTCAGGCCAGGAAGAAGACAGGCACACATACATTCACTCCAGCACACGCTCCAGACACAGGACCCAAGACCAATTACTGAAAAGCAGCTCGAAGGAAAGCAGGGATCGTTGGCCCTTCACATCCAAACCACACCGTTGTCCAGTATGGAGCTTTTTGAGACCAACCCTTACTTCTTCCCTGACCAGCGCTTCTATGAAGGGGGGGACGGCTACTTCCCCTCTCGCCTGCCTGGGGCATATGACCAAGCCGGCTACCAGGACAGGAACTCCATGATGGGCTTGTGTGGAAGTCTGTCTGGGGGTGTTGGTGTTGGAGTGACAGGTACAGAGGATAAAGCCTCTCCATCCAGCCTGTCACCCCACTCTGAGTCTCACTGCCCGGGTCAGTGCCTGCCCTGGGCCTGTAAGCTGTGTAAAAGGAAGACGGTGACCATGGACCGTCGGAGAGCAGCCACACTGAGGGAGAAAAGACGCCTGAAGAAGGTGAACGAGGCCTTTGATGCTCTGAAGAGGAGCACCCTGATGAACCCCAACCAAAGGCTGCCCAAGGTGGAGATCTTGCGCAGCGCCATCCAGTACATCGAAAGGCTGCAGGCACTGGTGTCCTCCCTCAACCAGCAGGACACTGAAACGGGACAACAGGGATTGCACTACCGATCCAGTCCAGCCCAGCCCAGA GTGTCATCGTCAAGCGAGCCCGGTTCGGGCAGCACCTGCTGCAGCAGCCCGGAGTGGAGCAGCACGCCAGAGCAGTGCCCACAGAGCTACAGCAGCGAGG ATCTCCTAAGTGCTGCTGACTCTCCGGAGCAGGGGAACATGCGTGCCTTGGCTTCCATTGTGAATGGCATCACTGCTGGAGATGGACCTGTGTCCTTTCCAGTGGACATTCCCAAATAG